Proteins from a single region of Punica granatum isolate Tunisia-2019 chromosome 8, ASM765513v2, whole genome shotgun sequence:
- the LOC116188811 gene encoding uncharacterized protein LOC116188811 — translation MIRPTVSGPNFIPANQDQNLHCEYHTSAPGHTIDNCWKLREEVQKLINDKKISFNAIRPPNVQANPLPDHGSSSGPTINMISDCTMREDGSQHEDPAPFVIEYVPAEATGQVYTNPEIAGKGKAPAASGAAPEAPPIPQKKVTEEEVEAFMKVIKASEYKVVEQMGKSPTHISLLALLLSSEPHREALLRVLTAAQVPKETTPDRIEETVSSIFSNAISFSDDELPSEGWAHSRALHIVCKCNNFVIGRVMIDNGSALNVCPVSTLKQMNVDLNRVRPSKTAVRAFDGSRREVNGEIDLLIDVNPCSFSVTFQVLDIPNAFSLLLGRPWIHSAGAVPSSLHQRIKFIADGRLITVKSEEDYAIYKETTVPYISIGDDENLPFHSFETISVIRDYGEVRPSRADRMVGKVLLHHNYVPGTGLGAQGQGINCPIEIEEYKNRRGLSFHPSCHEIIEARRGKHPHCLAAHYGKINRGIPVPSLSHFFPAPPHIIGGILDGPFSVLEDEPVDLSAICAVIEETPLGVHIRLAQENEEVNNWTSVPRYSVVIADV, via the exons ATGATCCGACCCACGGTTTCGGGTCCCAATTTCATTCCGGCAAACCAAGATCAGAATCTACACTGTGAGTACCACACAAGTGCTCCCGGTCACACTAtcgacaattgttggaaaTTACGGGAGGAGGTTCAGAAGTTGATCAATGATAAGAAGATCTCGTTCAATGCCATCAGGCCCCCGAACGTGCAAGCTAACCCTCTCCCTGATCATGGGTCAAGCTCGGGGCCCACCATCAATATGATCAGTGATTGCACTATGAGAGAGGATGGGAGCCAACATGAGGACCCTGCTCCATTTGTAATCGAGTATGTCCCCGCGGAAGCCACT GGCCAGGTGTACACGAACCCGGAGATCGCAGGCAAGGGTAAGGCTCCCGCTGCATCCGGAGCTGCTCCAGAAGCCCCACCTATCCCGcagaagaaggtgaccgaagaAGAAGTTGAggctttcatgaaagtgatcaaggcGAGCGAGTACAAGGTAGTAGAACAAATGGGTAAGTCTCCAACTCATATTTCACTACTCGCTCTCCTCTTGAGTTCAGAGCCTCACCGAGAAGCTCTCCTACGAGTCCTTACTGCAGCACAGGTTCCCAAGGAAACAACCCCGGATCGGATTGAAGAGACCGTCAGTTCGATTTTCTCCAATGCCATCTCATTTTCAGATGACGAGCTCCCGTCCGAAGGATGGGCACACtcacgggcgttgcacatcgtctgcaagtgcaacaatttcGTTattggccgggtcatgatcgacaacggttccGCCCTCAATGTTTGTCCAGTGTCCACGCTGAAgcaaatgaatgtggaccttaATCGCGTCCGCCCGAGCAAAACCgcggttcgagcctttgacggctcacGGAGGGAAGTGAATGGGGAGATCGACCTCTTGATCGATGTCAACCCGTGCTCATTCAGCGTCACATTTCAGGTCCTTGACATCCCGAATGCTTTTAGCCTGCtcctcgggagaccatggatcCACTCAGCTGGAGCCGTTCCCTCGTCCCTGCACCAAAGGATCAAGTTCATCGCGGATGGTCGGCTCATTACGGTCAAAAGTGAAGAGGACTACGCTATCTACAAGGAAACGACTGTCCCTTATATTAGCATCGGAGACGATGAGAACCttccattccattcatttgaGACCATCTCTGTCATTCGGGACTATGGAGAGGTTCGTCCGTCTCGTGCTGACCGCATGGTTGGGAAGGTCCTCCTGCATCACAACTATGTTCCCGGTACCGGGCTTGGAGCACAGGGGCAGGGGATCAATTGCCCCATCGAGATTgaagagtacaagaacaggaggggactcaGTTTTCACCCTTCCTGCCACGAGATTATCGAGGCACGCAGGGGCAAGCACCCCCACTGTCTCGCCGCGCATTACgggaagatcaacaggggcattccGGTTCCCTCACTCTCTCACTTTTTTCCCGCACCGCCGCACATCATCGGAGGTATTCTTGACGGCCCTTTCTCGGTTTTAGAGGATGAGCCTGTCGATCTGTCAGCCATATGCGCCGTCATTGAGGAAACTCCTTTAGGGGTCCATATTCGTCTCGCACAGGAGAATGAGGAGgttaacaactggacctcagtcccgcgctactcggtTGTGATCGCAGATGTGTAA